One window of Scylla paramamosain isolate STU-SP2022 chromosome 47, ASM3559412v1, whole genome shotgun sequence genomic DNA carries:
- the LOC135094923 gene encoding nascent polypeptide-associated complex subunit alpha, muscle-specific form-like, which translates to MPPPLQQALEGHTRHAETKNVNECEATRPSSSASHMSPALIRGVASSLVTQENEKNLKLSDLDTPDLFGSDRLARRLSSVLSSTTTATTAPTTPSTAPPPRQSQAKILSQLLDDKEEVEERKEESKRSVDKEEFEKGDASSDLGSEELIGYGGDVDYGDDEEEGYQDEDDEDDDDEDFFEDLASLTPQERMLRRETMKNTEYNSDNKNLSKDIPEDEILPSVQELEEKRKLILAEIEALERLGRENKLRNEKAKEVVKEAVQEDATKQEARVKLKRSSPLVSTKPLIARTSSSEPRVNQVLPMKNGEVVRPGVTAPVGAPLIDAPPKYVSREEEMVEKEIPLQERPEEGKNTHKVTSIDDVYEVKEKVTCLDVCRPKKDASPSPPPSGSATEPPAVPRPTTAPPARPAPPSKAPAVRKSLTNGTAKKEPVLRRTSTTTSTTTSTTTTTATTEQKGVKKEGSPSPTTKSDPSTVSSHTESQAKELSVSQGESGAPSACDSPRLVTQSSLESTKAPGAYEDPYSCPANLVAPATPDFLREIKTPPEVPTPTAGISKSALYASTSCLKGLPGARPVITPKPPMLKEKPRVPLKPPPATRGIYATPAPVTPKVPITGLSGAVSTPNPCNPAGTQRSRQDPSRPHPPVTHALSHPRQEGGCV; encoded by the exons CGACCCGGCCCTCCAGCAGCGCCTCCCACATGTCCCCGGCGCTTATCAGGGGCGTGGCGTCCTCCCTAGTGAcccaagaaaacgaaaagaaccTGAAACTTAGCGATCTAGACACGCCAGACCTGTTTGGAAGTGATAGACTCGCACGCCGACTGTCTTCTGTTCtgtcatctactactactgccactactgccCCCACCACGCCCTCCACTGCCCCGCCCCCGCGCCAGAGCCAGGCCAAGATACTCTCCCAGCTGCtggatgacaaggaggaggtggaggagaggaaggaggagagcaaAAGGAGTGTAGATAAAGAGGAGTTTGAGAAAGGAGATGCCAGCAGTGACTTGGGTTCCGAA GAACTGATAGGGTACGGCGGGGATGTGGACTACggggacgacgaggaggagggctaTCAGGACGAGGATGACGAAGATGACGATGACGAGGACTTCTTTGAGGACCTGGCCAGCTTGACGCCCCAGGAGAGGATGCTGCGAAGGGAGACTATGAAGAACACGGAATACAACTCTGATAACAAGAACCTAAGCAAGGATATACCGGAGGATGAGATTCTGCCTTCTGTTCAGGAGCTGGAGGAGAAACGAAAGCTTATCCTGGCGGAGATAGAGGCGCTGGAGAGACTGGGGAGGGAAAACAAGCTACGCAATGAGAAGGcgaaggaggtggtgaaggaggcggTGCAGGAGGACGCCACCAAGCAAGAAGCGCGTGTTAAGCTCAAAAGATCATCTCCTTTAGTCTCCACGAAGCCTCTGATCGCTCGCACGTCCTCTTCGGAGCCTCGAGTCAACCAGGTCCTGCCCATGAAGAACGGCGAAGTAGTGAGGCCTGGTGTGACGGCCCCTGTGGGTGCCCCGCTTATAGACGCCCCGCCGAAGTACGtgtcaagggaggaggagatggtggagaaGGAAATCCCGCTGCAGGAAAGAccggaggagggaaagaacacGCACAAAGTGACCTCCATTGATGACGTGTACGAGGTCAAGGAGAAAGTGACGTGTTTAGATGTTTGCAGGCCCAAGAAGGATGCCTCGCCTTCCCCCCCTCCGTCAGGTAGTGCCACGGAGCCCCCAGCAGTCCCCAGGCCCACCACAGCGCCCCCTGCCCGCCCTGCACCCCCTAGCAAGGCCCCAGCAGTCAG GAAGTCCCTCACGAATGGAACCGCGAAAAAGGAACCAGTTTTACGACgaacctccaccactacctctaccaccacctctaccaccaccaccaccgccacgacaGAGCAGAAgggggtgaagaaggaaggctCACCATCTCCCACCACGAAGTCTGATCCCTCTACAGTATCCTCACACACGGAGAGTCAAGCGAAGGAGTTGAGTGTGAGTCAGGGTGAGTCAGGTGCCCCTAGTGCCTGTGACTCGCCGCGCCTGGTGACTCAGAGCTCCCTAGAGTCCACCAAGGCCCCA GGGGCGTATGAGGACCCCTACAGCTGCCCTGCTAACTTGGTGGCTCCAGCAACACCAGATTTCCTGAGGGAGATCAAGACGCCCCCAGAGGTACCCACCCCTACAGCAGGCATCTCTAAGTCTGCCTTGTATGCATCCACCTCCTGCCTCAAGGGACTCCCCGGGGCAAGGCCTGTCATCACCCCCAAGCCGCCCATGCTCAAAGAGAAACCCCGCGTGCCCTTGAAACCCCCACCAGCCACCAGGGGTATCTATGCCACGCCAGCACCTGTCACCCCTAAGGTCCCCATCACGGGTCTCTCTGGGGCAGTCTCCACGCCCAACCCTTGCAATCCGGCGGGGACTCAGCGATCTCGCCAGGACCCAAGCAGGCCACACCCACCTGTCACCCATGCCCTCAGCCACCCCCGTCAGGAAGGAGGCTGTGTATGA
- the LOC135094989 gene encoding uncharacterized protein LOC135094989 isoform X2 has translation MEEGVETSGLGDNGGLPHLPHYTPHRHHHHREFGKPPGVKESPSGEAGKGGGLVCQASECMKDYDQLVKRLKTLPDKIRNESEDLSLLQDVWCYKRTITKREEQYCKRIVSQEGSSR, from the exons atgGAAGAAGGGGTGGAAACAAGTGGGTTGGGGGACAATGGAGGCCTCCCCCACCTGCCTCACTACACAccccaccgtcaccaccatcatagaGAATTTGGCAAACCTCCTGGAGTTAAGGAGAGTCCAtcaggag AGGCTGGAAAAGGTGGAGGATTAGTTTGCCAAGCTTCAGAATGCATGAAGGATTACGACCAGCTTgtgaagaggctgaagactttGCCAGATAAGATTAGaaatgag TCTGAAGATCTCTCTCTGCTTCAAGATGTTTGGTGTTACAAGAGAACCATTACTAAGAGAGAGGAGCAGTATTGCAAGAGGATTGTCAGTCAAGAGGGCAGCAGCAG ATAA
- the LOC135094989 gene encoding uncharacterized protein LOC135094989 isoform X1: MEEGVETSGLGDNGGLPHLPHYTPHRHHHHREFGKPPGVKESPSGEAGKGGGLVCQASECMKDYDQLVKRLKTLPDKIRNESEDLSLLQDVWCYKRTITKREEQYCKRIVSQEGSSRYQC; encoded by the exons atgGAAGAAGGGGTGGAAACAAGTGGGTTGGGGGACAATGGAGGCCTCCCCCACCTGCCTCACTACACAccccaccgtcaccaccatcatagaGAATTTGGCAAACCTCCTGGAGTTAAGGAGAGTCCAtcaggag AGGCTGGAAAAGGTGGAGGATTAGTTTGCCAAGCTTCAGAATGCATGAAGGATTACGACCAGCTTgtgaagaggctgaagactttGCCAGATAAGATTAGaaatgag TCTGAAGATCTCTCTCTGCTTCAAGATGTTTGGTGTTACAAGAGAACCATTACTAAGAGAGAGGAGCAGTATTGCAAGAGGATTGTCAGTCAAGAGGGCAGCAGCAGGTATCAGTGCTGA
- the LOC135095092 gene encoding uncharacterized protein LOC135095092, whose product MKKGRPTIIHPLDYNGQGVEVIARPEKTMPLYDYSGIYGYVPPPQAAPRCPPEETYAIPAQARASPVPSSSSLSATSSISSDPPISARGEGGGVVYDPAPLPVSTTTTTTTTTTTTTSLEKRNSSVRKQESTSGGAEVERRESLLSHASTTTTSTNNNNNNSSTHGLGYNSEGDVRAPITPRKPGRSSSIRGEEDREKRRAPQPPAIVQQAAQEAAQKASSRHQHQKQDSISSTGSGSTPRPVSKGPAPARPPPHTNSGAANTDAALEDDDDDTGPRQHYHHHHHQQQQQQEQDKENAEEETGGGGGDQEMRTRRRTRRTNSDRRTTQEGGGRLSGGRAGPLAPRSLQAQYGAVMSANMDALANILDQLSAETHPQGYEDLASTSATWGDITIDDRILVGAGQRLFYSGALRGRDVTLMLTSEAKIEAHHLLTPLPLVAFKEDHLPARLLSHRTIVRGNFSPGTVWALPPMKLTTLRSRVKEEMGEPGPGEWLQDACLLLLQLVTGLKQLQARGVEETSLDLAVVAQDSRDPHPRLILVPPPPDACGGAMSLCQCAAAATLLLVGAQQPEQQAREGSCEVPPSTPSHHAFVCLLQLLHRERSVSLTQAKRVLEAILFGPESFLTGEEEDEDEEEEEQDDEQVEATLERWLDLERATVLHSLTRGPPHSPILTKFHLLFLVSTSARVMREAVRLLAAARPHPPEVTSF is encoded by the exons atgaagaagggaagaccCACAATCATTCATCCACTAGACTACAATGGACAGGGTGTGgag gtCATTGCTCGGCCGGAGAAGACGATGCCCCTCTATGACTACAGTGGCATTTATGGGTACGTGCCGCCCCCCCAGGCTGCCCCCCGCTGCCCCCCCGAGGAGACCTACGCCATCCCCGCCCAG GCTAGAGCATCCcccgtcccctcctcctcctccctctctgccacctcctccatctcctccgaCCCTCCCATCTCAGcccggggggagggagggggggtggTGTATGACCCTGCCCCCCTCcctgtctccaccaccaccactaccaccaccaccaccaccaccaccacgtccctaGAGAAGAGGAATTCTAGTGtaagaaag CAGGAATCCACATCAGGAGGAGCAGAGGTGGAGAGGCGGGAATCTCTTCTAAgccacgcctccaccaccaccacctccactaacaacaacaacaacaacagtagtaccCATGGTCTTGGCTATAACTCtgaag GTGACGTGCGTGCTCCCATCACCCCCCGTAAGCCAGGTCGTTCCTCCAGCATTaggggggaggaggacagggagaaaagaagagctcCACAGCCTCCTGCCATTGTACAG CAAGCAGCACAGGAGGCAGCACAGAAGGCCAGCAGCAGACACCAGCACCAGAAGCAGGACAGCATCAGCAGCACAGGAAGCGGCAGTACACCCCGACCTGTCAGCAAGGGCCCAGCTCCTGCCCGGCCGCCCCCACACACCAACAGTGGCGCTGCAAACACTGATGCTGCActggaggatgatgatgatgat ACTGGACCAagacaacattaccaccaccaccaccaccaacaacaacaacaacaagaacaagacaaggAGAACGCAGAGGaggagactggaggaggaggaggagaccaggagatgaggaccaggaggaggacaaggaggaccaACTCAGACCGCCGTACCACACAGGAGGGCGGAGGACGGCTGAGTGGGGGACGGGCGGGACCTCTGGCGCCAAGGTCCCTCCAGGCGCAGTATGGAGCTGTCATGTCTGCGAATATGGACGCTTTGGCTAATATTCTCGACCAG CTCTCGGCAGAAACACACCCACAAGGCTATGAAGACCTGGCCAGCACGTCAGCCACCTGGGGCGACATCACCATCGATGACCGCATCCTGGTGGGGGCGGGACAGCGGCTCTTCTATTCAGGGGCACTGCGGGGCCGAGATGTGACCCTCATGTTGACGTCGGAAGCGAAGATCGAGGCCCATCACCTTCTGACGCCCCTCCCCCTCGTGGCCTTCAAGGAGGACCACCTGCCTGCGCGTCTTCTCTCCCACCGGACTATTGTCAGGGGGAATTTCTCACCTG GCACAGTTTGGGCCCTTCCTCCTATGAAACTGACGACACTGAGATCTCGAGTCAAAGAGGAGATGGGAGAGCCTGGGCCTGGGGAGTGGCTGCAGGACGcgtgcctcctcctgctgcagctGGTGACAGGCCTGAAGCAGCTGCAGGcgagaggggtggaggagacGTCGCTGGATCTGGCAGTAGTGGCTCAGGATAGCAGGGACCCTCACCCACGCTTGATTCTTGTTCCACCACCCCCTGATgctt GTGGGGGCGCCATGTCGTTGTGCCAGTGTGCTGCGGCTGCCACCCTGCTGCTGGTGGGGGCGCAGCAACCCGAGCAGCAGGCCAGGGAGGGCAGCTGTGAGGTGccaccctccactccttctCACCATGCCTTTGTGTGTCTCCTGCAGCTACTACACAGGGAgcgctctgtctctctcacccag GCCAAGAGGGTGCTGGAGGCCATTCTCTTTGGACCTGAGAGCTTCCTgacgggggaggaagaggatgaggatgaagaggaggaggagcaggatgacgAGCAGGTGGAGGCGACCCTGGAGCGGTGGCTGGATCTGGAAAGAGCTACAGTACTCCACTCCCTTACCCGTGGCCCCCCACACTCCCCCATCCTGACCAAGTTCCACCTGCTGTTCCTGGTGAGCACCTCCGCCAGGGTGATGCGGGAGGCAGTCAGGCTTCTGGCAGCGGCACGACCTCACCCTCCAGAAGTCACGTCTTTTTAA